The genomic region AGAAGTGAAATGAAGTGGAATGAAGTAGAAAGAAGTGGAATGAAGTAGAAAGAAGTGAAATGAAGTATAATGAAGTAGAAAGAAGTGAAATGAAGTAGAATGAAGTATAAAGAAGTAGAAAGAAGTGGAATGAAGTAGAATGAAATATAAAGAAGTGAAATGAAGTAAAATGAAGATAAAGAAGTATAATGAATTTAAAAGAGAATTATAGTGAAGTGAATTGAAATGAGAAATTTGCAGGTGCCAATATTTCACTTCATTTTACTTCATTATACTTCATTTCACTTCATTTAATATTTATTTCACTTCATTTCACCTCATTTAATATTTCACTTCATTTAATATTTCACTTCATTCCTCTTCACGATAAATAAAAAAAACATGTCAGTCATTGTAGCCCCCAGCGTTTTGTCTGCCGATTTTGCAAATCTGCAGCGTGATATTGAAATGATCAACAACAGTGAAGCAGATTGGTTTCATGTGGATGTAATGGACGGCGTTTTTGTTCCAAACATTTCATTTGGATTTCCGGTGATCGCTGCATTGAAGAAACATGCGAAGAAACCATTGGATGTTCATCTGATGATCGTTCAACCTGAGCGTTACATTCAGCAATTCAAGGATGCCGGTGCTGATATTTTATCTGTGCACATTGAAGCATCTACTCATTTGCATCGCTCGATCCAGCAGATAAAACAAGTTGGCATGCAAGCCGGTGTTGCTATCAATCCGCATACACCTGTGTCATCGCTGATCGATGTGATCGCTGAAATCGATCTGATTTGTTTGATGAGTGTGAATCCCGGATTCGGAGGACAAAAATTTATCGAGCGTACTTATGCAAGGATCTCTGAGCTGAAAGAGATGATCGTGAAATCAAACTCAAAAGCAAAAATTGAAATCGACGGTGGGGTGGATCTGAAAAATTCTTCCGCACTATTGAAAGCCGGAGCGGATGTTTTTGTGGCGGGGAATACGGTTTTTTCTAGTAAGGATCCTGTGGAGACGATCCGGATGTTAAAGCAGACGATGTAAAGATTTCGGATTTCGGAATGCGGATTTCGGAATGAACCTTTGATCTAAGGTCAGGGCTAAGAATTCAAAATCATTTTCATCTAATATTGTATTGTTGATGATGAATTTTGATAAACTAATTTTTAAATTTTTCTATTTGCATACAGTATACCTTAAAAACCGAAAATAATATAGCGACCCGTCATCCTGGAAGGATCTTTTCGGTTATAAAGGAAGTTCGTTTGCTATGTGATTTTTTATGACTACAATCAGATTGAGACAGGTTTAGCTTTTACTGATGGATTATAAATCCATAGCTCGGGAGCAAAGGATTGAAAATCCTTCGCAGCATGGATTATAAATCCATAGTTCGAAAGCAAAGGATTAAAAATCCTTCGCAGCGTTTAATCCTTCGCAGCTAGCGCTGATAAATGATTCTTTCATAACTCACCTCATCTCCACAACGAATTATCAAATAATAAATCCCGGAAGAAAATTTATTTGAAATGTCGATTGTGAAATTTTTCTCTTTGGTGTCAAACTGCATGAGTGATCTGCCTGTGTAATCGATGAGGGTTACTGATTTGTTTCCGGAAATTGTTTCAACGATGAATTTTCCATTGGATGGATTGGGATACACCTTTGTAGAATTGGAAATGTTCTCGGGTGTTCCGGTATAAATAAACGGAAATGCCAATGAGAAGAATGAGCATCCTGTAGAATCCGTAACCTGTACACTGTAATTTCCGGATGCTGTAGGAGTGTAGGTCTGACTTGTTGCACCTGCAATGATAAGATTGTTTAAGAGCCACACGTATGAACTACCGGGCGTAGAAGTTAATGTCGGCCATGAGTAGGATATTGTCGGTGCTGAACCGGTGATTTGAACTAAATTGCTCGTTACAGAATCGTTAAGCGAACAGGTTGCATTACTTTTTAAAGTTGCAGAAATAATATCATTATAACCGAGTCCCTGGAATTCTACTGTGTCCCGATCAGTAGTGAAATATGAACCATTTATATACCACTTAACTACCGGAAAACTTCCCTCAAACTGCATTGCAGAAGTAAATGAAATTCTGCCTGAGCAAAGATCTGTAACCGGAAATATATTTATGGTTGGTATTTCAGGTGTGCAAATTTTATTTCTGGTAATATTTGTGACGATAGGACTATTGCTATCAAAAAATACCTGAGCACTATTAGTTATTTGAGCTCCTTGAAAAACTGACGGTTTTAGGTTTAAACTAAATTCAACAAAGCCATGACTGTTTGCTTCATCGATATTGCTGTCAGGAAGTAATATCGGATCAAATTGCCAGATAAGCTCATGATCAATCAAACTAAAATTGTATGGATGAGATGATGAAAGTAATTGAATTGTTGAGAGATCAAAGTTGTTATTTAATTGATCAACTATTTTTACAAAATGGGCTGTATCATTTCCTGTATTTTGAAAATTGATGCGGTATGTAAATCTTTCGTCAGGTTCAGTTATATTATCAGTACCAATTCCTATCGGTGTGACTAACTTTTCATTTGGATCCAGAGAATTTCTGACAACTGAACAATGAGTGTAGTGAAATGGTACTGAATTGTCAGGAGCCGATTGCAGAATATAATTCAATGAATATGACTGTCCACTCAGTAATGGACCACATCGTTCAATATTTGCTTTCGGAATTCCGGTAACAGGAAATAAATTTGTTTGTTCGGCTTCAAGTCTCATTGTTTTACCGTCACTGATGAAACATAGCGTAGTGTCTTCACCTGCTAAAAGTTGAAAACTGCCTTGTTGAACTAAAACATTATCGGCATATAATCTCCAATTGGATGGAGAGTCCATATTACTGCTCGTGTCAGAAATGTTATAAATAGTAAAACATGATGAATCGTTTTCGCACGAAGAAAATACTCTGATATAGCTGCCATCCCATAAACTATCCGGCTCATACGAACAAAAAGTGACGGGACTAATATCTGCATCAATGCAAAGAGTTGCATTCTGTAATCCTGCCGGATCGCAAACCACATCGGCAGAAAGAGAAAATCTAAAATGTGTTCCGATTAGTATAGGTGGCAATGAAAACTGATAAACATTATCTGGGAGAACAGTGAAAGGAAATAATGATGAGATGTTGCTCAATTCATTTGGTAACCGCAGATTTACAACCGGATTATTTTCAACTTCCGAACCTTCATTGAAACAGGTTACAGAAATTGTTGAATTACTGCATGGCCTGAATGCAGATGATGTTGTTACAACCCGTAACCGGTTACAACTATACTTCGTTTTTAATCCAAAATCATTTCCTGAAATCGTATCTCCAAAATTTGGAATGTAAACATGAATTGCACCTGAATCCGGGCAAGAATATTCCAGCAAATTTGATGGGTTTAAAAGTGAAATTCTGAAATTCCCAGTGTCAATAGGAAGGTCATAATTTCCTGAACTATCTGTATTTACAATTACAGAATAATTTTGTCTTTCAAGTTTTACAAGAAATGGAGTAGGTCCATAGAAATCAAGATTGATATCTGCATTGTTAAATACGCAGTCGGAATCTTTGTCGAGGTAAACATGTCCTTTGATTCTGGTATAACCATTTAATGTCAACTCAATTGGATCTGAAATAAGTGCACACAATTGATTTACTCTGACAGTGTATCTTCCGGATTCGATAGCTATGAAATTTTGATTACCGTCTATTATCAAAGTGTCGTTTCTGTACCAGTAGTAATAGGTATACCCTGGAGTTGCATGTAATTCAACAGGACAACCGGAACATAATGTCGAATCAAATGTGATAGTCAACTTGCGATCGGGATCGGCAAGAAAAGTAGTAGTAGTAGTTTGTCCGATAGTATCTGTGACAGTTATTGTATAGAGAACTGAATCTTTAAAAAGTACTAATGGCGATGCAATCGAATCGGCGCTTAATCCTATTGATGGACTCCAGGAATATGTTAAAGGTCCACAACCACCGGCAGCGATTGGAAAAGCAATTATTGAATCGCCTTGACATGATAACCCATTCCATGTGTCTGTGGAATAGGCGTAGGCTAAAGATATATGAGTAGCAGAGGAATAGGCATAGGAAGTATTTTCATAAGTATCACCTGTTATATATCCGGAACTGTGTTCATAATTAATCAGATTAGACAGGCTATCATATAGATGATATACCAAAGTTGAACCGGTATTAGAATATGCATGAAATTCTCAAACATTAACAAACCATAAACATCATATGTATAACTTGTATTTTGGGGAAATGCAGAATGGGATCCGTATGATACAAGTTTCAGATGATTATTAAAATAATCGTATGAGTAGCTCTCAGAATCTGTACCTGAATAATAGTGATGTGAATAGTATATTATATTGTTAAGCGAATCGATAATGTAAAAGACAGAATCGTTTTTAGCGAAATCATCTCTCTCAATGAAAGACAGTAACTAACTGTGTCATATCTCTGCATGGATACTATCTATCCAAAGTCCTGAAAGAAGATCCCATCTTTGAAGAAAAAGTGAATCCCTTAAACCGGCTTGACTTGTAGGTAATCTGGTATCGTTCAATATTTCTCCAACTTCCTCCTGAATAGTTTTGAAACTGAATGGATGTCTGCTGATTTCCGGAATAGAAATAATTTCTTTGAGAAATAAAACCTGTCGAGTCTGACAAAATATAATTCAGAATAAGTTCTGAACCGTTGTAAGTCCAGACTTCACTTTTAGAAATTGTCCAGATACTTCCGTTCCAGTGTGACGTGGATTCTTGACAATGGTTTTACTGATGGAGTATAAGAAAATTCGATTTTATTCAGGTCTGCAAATCCAGTTCCTGTGCCTTGTAGTTCCACATATTCAATTGTATCATGAAGAGCATTGTATGAGATAAGTTTTTTGACAAATGTTCCTTGAGTGCGAATTATCCCACCCGATGTATTATTTGAGATATTATGTACTGAAGAATAAACACGTCCATTTGTTAAATCGAATGAGTCAACATAAATTTTATTTGTTCTGATTCCGTTGTTTTTTTCTTGTGTATATCTTGTAACTACAGAATCATTACCACATGTCTGCGAAAAGCAATTGGTAAAATGTAATATTGATAAAATTGCAATGGAGATAAATCTATTCATTGGGCGGATTATAAAATTTGAAAATAATACTAAGTGGAAAGATAATAAAAAGTTGGGATTTAGGGGGGATTGAATAAATTCCTTTGAAGTTTTGTGTCTTCTTTTTCAACCATTTTCCAAACATCCAACATAGACAATATGGCAGCCTTTCATCATGGAAGGATCTTTTCGGTTATAAGTATGTTCGTTTGATAGAAGTGATCTACTAGTGCTGCAATTGTTGCTACAGGATTAGCTCTAATTATGGATTGCAAATCCATAGCTCGGGAGCAAAGGATTGAAAATCCTTCGCAGCGGGATCCATAGCTCGAAAGCAAAGGATTAAAAATCCTTCGCAGCAGGATCCATAGCTCGAAAGCAAAGGATTAAAAATCCTTCGCAGCTTCGCAGCTGTAATAAAATTTGTTAAGGTTGAACAATAATTCTTTCATAACTTATTTCTTCTCCATTCCTTACAATCAGGTAATAGACACCTGAAGAAATGTTTTCCGGTAAGTTTATGAAAATGCTGTTTTCTGAAGTAGTAAAATTAAGAATGGATTGGTTTGTCAGATCTTTGATAGATATGATCTTATTTCCCGGTGCTGTATTAACTCTGAATTTACCTCTTGATGGATTCGGATAAACCTTTAAGTTTTCTGATTTCACATTTGAAAGTCCGGTGAAAACAAAAGGAAAATCAGGTGAAAGCTGACTACATCCCGCAGTATCCGTAACTTGAACCTGATAATTACCACTCGCTAGCGGAATATAAGTTTGATTTATTGCTCCTGAAATCATAACACTGTCTAGATACCACTGATATGCTGTACCAGGACTGGACACTAATTCCGGCCATGAATAATTAATTGTAGGAAGTGAATTTGAGAGCAGCACAAAATTGCTGCTAACTGAATCAAAAATTGAACATGGGGAACTACTCCAGAGTTTTGCTTGTATCTGATCGTTTAAATTTAAGCCTGAAAGAGTAATTGTATCTCCATTAAATGGGAAATATATTCCATTAATATACCATTTTATAATTGGAGAATTTCCGGGATATTGTAAAGTTGAACCAATTGTTACATTACCTGCGCAAAAATCAGAAATTTGCGAAATGGAAATGGTTGGAGATTCGGGCGTACAGATTTTGACCCAGGGTGAATTTGCATAGATCGGACTGTTGAAATCAAAATAGATGTTAGCAGTATTAGAAACTAACGTTCCTTGAGGTGTACTGGATTTAACTTTTATGCTGAATTCAACATAACCATGACTATTGGTTTCATCGACATTACTATCCGGTAATAATATCTGGTCAAATAACCAGGTCATCTTATGGTTTTCAATTGAAAAGGAATATGGATGTGATGATGAAATAATTTGTATTGTAGTACGATCAAAATGAAAAGTGATATCATCTGTAATCTTAACGATATATGCTGTGTCATTACCAGTATTCTGAAAATCTATCCTGTAGGTAATTCTTTCATCAGGATGAAAAATTCTTCTGGATCCATATCCTGTAGGACTTACAGATTTCGTATTTGGATCATAGGAATTGAAGACTGGAGCGCAATAAGTTTTTTGAAAAGGCAGGGAGTTGTTTCGTGGTGACTGGAGAATATAATTTAATGAATAGTTTGATCCGGATTGTAAAACTCCGCAACGTTCAACATTTGCATCAGGAATTCCTGTTGTTGGAAAAGAATCGGTCTGATCAGCTTCAAGTCTGTATGTTCTTCCATCACTGGAAAAGCAAAGTGCAGTATCTTCTCCCGATTGTAACTGAAATGTTCCTTGTTGAATCAATAAATTATCGGCATACAATTTCCAGACTGAAGGCATGTCCATATCACTTCCAGGATTAGCATAGTTGTGTATTGTGAAGCATGCTGAATCATTTTCACAAGATGAATATACTCTAATATAACTTCCATCCCAGGCACTATCTGGTTCTAGTGAACAAAAGTTTATTGGAGTAATTTCTGCATCTATACATAATGTTGCACCTTGAAGCCCTGTGGGATCGCAAATTACATCCGCTGATAAACTGAAATTACCAATTCCCAAGATTCCAAGTGGAGGCAGAGAAAATTGATAAGTATTGTCAGAAAGAACTGTAAAGGTTTCAGATGATGTTATATTGATTAATTCAAGTGGTAGTCGAAGATTAACGACCGGATTGGTTTCATCAACTGAACCTTCATTGTAATAATTTACATTAATTGTTTCATTACTGCATGGTTGAAATCTGGACGCAGAAACATTTACACTCATTCGATTACAACTGTATCTGATCTTTAATCCAAAATCATTTCCGGTAACCGTATCACCGTATGCTGGAACATAAACATGTACTACTCCTGAATCAGGACAGGAGTACATAAATATATTAGAGGGATTGATCACTGAGATCCTGAAATTTCCTGTATCAATTGGAATATCATAATAGCCGGCACTATCTGTATTTATCAAAGCAGAATAATTTTGTCGCTGTAGTTGAATTAAGAATGGTGTAGTTCCATACCTGACTAAGTTCAGATCAGCATTATTAAAAACACAATCAGAATCCATGTCGAGATAAACATGTCCCCGAATTCTCGTCAGCCCTGATAAAGTAAGTACTACTGAATTGGAACTAAGGTCACAGTAACCTGACGCTTCAACTCTGTAAATTCCGGATTCTATTGCCAGAAAATTCTGTCCCTGGCTAATTAAAGTGTCATTTCTGTACCATTTATAATCTGAATATCCGGATGTAGCTGATAACATTACAGGACAACCAGGACATAGAGTAGTGTCGAATGAAATACTTAATTTATAATCAGGTTCAACTGTAAATATAGTGGATGCACTTTGTCCTATACTATCGGTTATTGTTATTGTATAGGAAATTGAATCCTGAAAAGTTATGGTCGGGTTTGGAACAGTATCAGAACTTAATCCAATCGATGGGCTCCAGTTTATTGTGTAGGGTCCACATGCTCCCGAGATCAACGGAATTGAAAAAGTAGAATCAGCTTGACATGTCAGTAGAGTATAATCTTCAACAGGAATATATGCAAGTGCTAAACCATTATCTGTTGAATATGTAAAAGTTGCCTTTGAATTTCTGTCTGAAGCTCCAGAACCAAATGATGATCTATATTCTAAAGGATTTCCCAAACTATCGTAAGTATCATTTGAACCGGAACTTGAAGTTGGTGAATTAGATGAAGTGTTTCTTCGAAGTAATATTCCCGCAGTATCATAAGTGTAATTTTCCGAATAGGAATATGCAGCAGATACATGAAAACTGACCAGTTTCAGATTCTCATGAAAGTAATTCCATGTAGTGGTTTCGACTGTCTGGTTGCTCATTAACATTTGATGAACCATTCTAACAACATTGTTTAAGCTGTCGACAGAATATGTAATGGTATCTCCGGGAAAGTACATGTATCTGACTAAATCAGCTAAATAGGTTGTCTGATTATAACTTCCTTCCAGACTATCTATCCAGAGATTTAAACTTGTGTCCCATTTTTGTAAATAAAGAGAATCCCGATTCCCGGATGGCAGATAGGTAATTAGAAATTGTTCAACATTCAACCAATTCCCGCTAATATAATTTTGGAGTAAAACAGAAACTTGTTGATTTCCGGAATAAGAATAATTTTTTTGCAGAATATTTCCGGTAGAATCGGAAACCAGATAATTCAAAATATGTCCTGAGCCATTAATTGTCCAGACTTCACTTATTGCGATCATCCATGCACTGCCGTTCCATCTTGAATCAACCCTTGAAAGTAATTTGTTATTCAGGTTATAATTAAATTCAATTTTTCTCACATCAGTATAACCGGTACCTGTTCCTAGTGCTTCTCTATATTCCAGTGTATCACTATTAGCATTGTAGGAGAGAAGTCTTCTCACAAAGTTTCCGTTCGTACGGACAGGAATGGGATTGTTAATTAAATCAATAAAAGTACTATAGACTTTTCCGTTAGTCAGGTCAAAAGAATCAATACTAATTGTTCTTGTCAAATCACCATTGTCGTTTTCAAAATAAGTTTTTCCAACTACTGAATCATTTGCACATGATTGTGAAAATCCTTGTGTTGAGATGAATACTGAAAATATTATAAATAGTAGGAATTTCTTCATAGTGTTTTTATTAGGTCTTTAAGAAAAATCTTAATTCAGGAAAGATAATAATAAATAAACTATGAAAATGGCGGCAGGCTTTTATTTGGTGAATGGATGATTTTGATGGATTAAAGAGTGACATTCGATTAGAAGTGTAGTGGATGATTCTCGGAAAAGAAAAAAGAGATTAATTGCCATCGGCAATTAATCTCTTTTTTCTTTTCCGAGAATCATCCATAAATAATATGGTAGACCGTCATCCTGGAAGGATCTTTTTGGTTATTAAGGAAGTTCGTTTGCTATATGATTTTTTATGACTACAATAAGATTGAGACAGGATTAGCTTTTACTGATGGATTATAAATCCATAGCTCGAAAGCAAAGGATTGAAAATCCTTCGCAGCTGGATTTCATTTGCCCATTTATTAATTTTCCACTTACAGAACACTGTACCTTAATAACCGAAAAGGTCCTTCCAGGATGACTGTTAATGGTGGTTATAGTGTTGGATTTGCGAAAAATTAAAAAGCGATTTTTGCCAAAGGCAAAAATCGCTTTTTAATTTTTCGCAAATCCAACATAAATAATATGGCGACACGTCATCCTGGAAGGAACTTTTCGGTTTTAGGGAAGTTTGTTTGCTATATGATTTTTTATTATTATAATTTGATTGAAACAGGATTAGCTTTTACTGATGGATTATAAATCCATAGCTCGGGGGCAAAGGATTAAAAATCCTTCGCAGCGGGATCCATTAAATTTCAATTGCCAATTATTAATTTTTCCTCTTTTCTAACTTTGTACCTTAACCAAAAAGGTCCTTCCAGGATGACAATTTGTATGTCGAAGTAGTGTTGGATTTGCGGAAAAAATAAAAAAGCTATTATTGCCACAGGCAATAATAGCTTTTTTATTTTTTCCGCAAATCCAACATAAATGAAATGGCGACCCGTCATCCTGGAAGGAACTTTTCGGTTTTAGGGAAGTTCGTTTGCTATATGATTTTTTACGATTATAATTTGATTGAAACAGGTTTAGCTTTTACTGATGGATTATAAATCCATAGCTCGAAAGCAAAGGATTGAAAATCCTTCGCAGCGGTTTCCATAGCTCAGAGCAAAGGATTCAAAATCCTTCACAACAAAGAACAAAAAAAGCCGCACATTTCTGTACGGCTCTTTTCACTTTTGATTATGTATGGGGCATCTTAGCCTAGGTAGGTCTTCAAGATCTTACTTCTTGAAGTGTGTTTCAAGCGACGGATCGCTTTTTCTTTGATCTGACGAACACGTTCTCTTGTTAAGTCGAAACGTTCTCCGATCTCTTCCAGTGTCAGGGGTTGTTCGCCGGCAGCAAGTCCGAAGTATAAACGGATCACATCTGCTTCACGCGTTGTCAATGTGCAAAGCGCACGCTCAACTTCACGACGAAGTGATTCTGTGATAAGAGAAGAGTCGGGGTGAGGCTGATCGTCGTCACCAAGTACATCGATCAATGTGCTGTCTTCACCTTGCGTCAGCGGAGCGTCCATTGAAATGTGACGGCCTGATGTACGCATTGCGTCTTTGATATCATCTACCGTCAGTTCCATTGCTGTTGCAATTTCTTCTGTCGATGGTTCGCGTTCGAATTCCTGTTCTAATTTTGAAAATGTCTTGTTGATCTTATTGATCGAACCGATCTTGTTCAATGGTAAACGAACGATACGAGATTGTTCAGCCAATGCCTGTAGAATCGATTGACGGATCCACCATACTGCGTAGGAGATGAATTTGAAACCACGTGTCTCATCGAATCGTTGTGCTGCCTTGATCAATCCAAGGTTACCTTCATTGATCAAATCGCCAAGTGTCAATCCCTGGTTCTGATATTGTTTAGCAACTGAAACGACGAAACGTAAATTTGCTTTCGTTAATCGCTCCAATGCTTTCGGGTCGCCTTTCTTGATCTGCTGAGCTAGCCTAACCTCTTCTTCAGCTGTGATAAGTTCGACCCTACCGATCTCCTGTAAATACTTATCTAATGACGCTGTTTCGCGATTAGTTACCTGTTTGGTAATTTTTAGTTGTCTCATGCTAACTTTCTGTTGATTTTGGAAAAATAATACATTGGTGAAACGCTACTGTTTTCGTTTAGTTTCAGGATTTTTTAAAAAATCGGGCGGATTTATGAAAATGGGACGTTTTTGAGAAATGGGTGAGTGGTGAGTGGTAAGTAGTAATTAGCACAACTTACAAACTGAAAGAACAATGTAAAAGTGCAAGATATATTGATAGTCAGTAGTTAAATTGGATAATATTTTGGTTTTGCGAAGGAGGATGTTGATTGGATTACAAAATGGTGAGTGGTAATTGGTGAGTTGTGAGTAGCAACACTTACAAAATTTAAAGTTCTCACCTTGATTAGAGCAATAAAAAAAGGAGCAATTCACAAGAAATTGCTCCTTTTAAGTATTATATCTGTAATAAAGAAAGCGGTGCTAATTACTACTCACCACTTACTACTCACTAGTTCGGTTGACGACGTTGTGGTCTGCGTTCACCGCCACCACCACCCTGACCAGGTGCTGTTTCAGACATTCCTTCCGGACGTGGGTCAAGAACTTTTTTGGATAGTCTGAACTTTCCTGTTTTCTTGTCGACTTCGATCAATTTAACTTTGATCTTTTCGCCTTCAGTGAAAACTCCATCCATTTTATCAATTCTGTTCCAGCTGATCTCAGAAATGTGAAGAAGTCCGTCTTTACCCGGCATGAATTCAACGAATGCGCCAAAATCCATAATGTTTTTAACCTTGCCTTCGTAAACTTCACCAACTTCAGGTGTTGCAGTGATCGCACGGATACGCGCTTTTGCTGCTTCAATTCCTGATTTATCTACCGATGAAATTTCAATGATACCTTCATTGTTTACTTCTTCGATTGATATAGTTGTATTTGTTTCACGTTGCATTTCCTGAATGATCTTACCACCTGGTCCGATTACCGCACCAATATATTCTTTAGCAATAACCATTTTCTCAATACGAGGAGCATGTGATTTATAATCTGAACGCGGAGCAGAAAGTGTTTTCTTGATCTCATTCAAAATATGTAAGCGACCATCTTTCGCCTGATTCAATGCCTGAACCATTATGTCCATTGGCAATCCTTGAATCTTAAGATCCATTTGACATGCACAGATACCTTTGTCAGTTCCTGTAACTTTGAAATCCATATCACCTAAATGATCTTCATCACCAAGGATATCACTCAATACTGCAAAACGACCTTTACCATCTGTGATCAGCCCCATTGCAATTCCTGAAACAGGTTTACGGATCTGAACACCGGCATCCATAAGAGCTAATGTACCTGCGCACACAGTTGCCATAGATGATGAACCATTTGATTCAAGAATATCGGATACAACTCTGATTGTATAAGGACAATCGGCATCTGATGGTAAAACCATTTTCAAAGACCGCATGGCAAGATTACCATGACCGATCTCACGACGACCCGGAGCACGGTTTGGTTTTACTTCACCTGTAGAAAATCCCGGGAAGTTATAATGCAATAAGAATTTTGTTGAACCTTCTTTGTTTGGAGTATCGATCATCTGCTCATCCAGCTTGCTTCCAAGTGTTACGCTTGTCAATGATTGAGTTTCTCCTCGTGTAAAGATCGCTGAACCGTGAGTAGAAGGAAGGTAATCTACTTCTGACCAGATTGCGCGGATGTCAGTTCCTTTACGTCCATCCAGACGAATTCCTTCTGCTAAAATGCAATTACGCATTGCATCACTTTCCACATCGTGGAAATATTTTTTTATCAGTCCTGCTTTTAATATTTGTTCTTCTGCAGGAAGTGTTGCTTTGAATTCATCATGCAATGCTTTGAATGCAGCAGAGCGGGCGTGCTTGTCAGGATTTCCGCTTTTTGCCAATGCATAAGCTTTATCGTAACAATATTTTGCGATCTGATTATTTAATGCTTCATCACTCAGTTCATGAGAATATTCACGCTTTTCTTTGTTTCCGCAAAGTGCACGGAACTCAACCTGAAACTGACATTGTAGTTTGATCGCTTCGTGAGCAAAACGGATTGCATCAAGCATTTCCATTTCACTTACTTCCTGCATTTCACCTTCCACCATCAATATACTATCATGATTTCCGGCAACGATCATATCGATGTCTGCTTTCGCGATCTCTGTTGTTGAAGGATTGATCATAAAATTTCCATCTATACGGGCAACACGAACTTCAGAGATCGGGCCATTGAATGGAATATCAGAAATAGTTATTGCACATGATGCAGCAAAACCTGCCATTGCATCAGTTTGTACATCTACAT from Bacteroidota bacterium harbors:
- the pnp gene encoding polyribonucleotide nucleotidyltransferase; amino-acid sequence: MSKGIVKELDLGNGRKITVETGRLAKQADGSVVVRCGNAMLLATVVSSKDAKEGIDFLPLSVDYQEKFSSVGRFPGGFLKRESRMSEYEILTSRLVDRALRPMFPSDYHSDTQVMITLISGDVDVQTDAMAGFAASCAITISDIPFNGPISEVRVARIDGNFMINPSTTEIAKADIDMIVAGNHDSILMVEGEMQEVSEMEMLDAIRFAHEAIKLQCQFQVEFRALCGNKEKREYSHELSDEALNNQIAKYCYDKAYALAKSGNPDKHARSAAFKALHDEFKATLPAEEQILKAGLIKKYFHDVESDAMRNCILAEGIRLDGRKGTDIRAIWSEVDYLPSTHGSAIFTRGETQSLTSVTLGSKLDEQMIDTPNKEGSTKFLLHYNFPGFSTGEVKPNRAPGRREIGHGNLAMRSLKMVLPSDADCPYTIRVVSDILESNGSSSMATVCAGTLALMDAGVQIRKPVSGIAMGLITDGKGRFAVLSDILGDEDHLGDMDFKVTGTDKGICACQMDLKIQGLPMDIMVQALNQAKDGRLHILNEIKKTLSAPRSDYKSHAPRIEKMVIAKEYIGAVIGPGGKIIQEMQRETNTTISIEEVNNEGIIEISSVDKSGIEAAKARIRAITATPEVGEVYEGKVKNIMDFGAFVEFMPGKDGLLHISEISWNRIDKMDGVFTEGEKIKVKLIEVDKKTGKFRLSKKVLDPRPEGMSETAPGQGGGGGERRPQRRQPN
- a CDS encoding sigma-70 family RNA polymerase sigma factor, coding for MRQLKITKQVTNRETASLDKYLQEIGRVELITAEEEVRLAQQIKKGDPKALERLTKANLRFVVSVAKQYQNQGLTLGDLINEGNLGLIKAAQRFDETRGFKFISYAVWWIRQSILQALAEQSRIVRLPLNKIGSINKINKTFSKLEQEFEREPSTEEIATAMELTVDDIKDAMRTSGRHISMDAPLTQGEDSTLIDVLGDDDQPHPDSSLITESLRREVERALCTLTTREADVIRLYFGLAAGEQPLTLEEIGERFDLTRERVRQIKEKAIRRLKHTSRSKILKTYLG